A single region of the Acidobacteriota bacterium genome encodes:
- a CDS encoding ribbon-helix-helix domain-containing protein, whose translation MTAIKISSKVDEAAWNELRDLARETKRNVSGLLSEAVEEYLARRRVRPDVLRHLEDSMRENEELGKLLAQ comes from the coding sequence ATGACGGCGATCAAGATCAGCTCGAAGGTGGACGAGGCAGCCTGGAACGAACTTCGTGACCTGGCAAGGGAGACGAAACGGAACGTCTCGGGCCTGCTTTCCGAGGCGGTCGAGGAGTATCTCGCGCGGCGCCGCGTGAGGCCGGACGTACTGCGGCATCTGGAGGACTCGATGCGCGAGAACGAGGAGTTGGGGAAGCTCCTCGCGCAGTAA
- a CDS encoding ABC transporter permease: protein MRSYLARRLLQAVPVLLLVTFLVFALMLAIPGDPARAFIGPGEALDEEQLQLIRERHHLDEPVIVQYLIWLGNVLQGDFGRSTQNMRPVAEELGGRALVTLQFGLAAWILAVLVGVPAGIASAVYRGKPIDYAATVVSIGGVAIPNFWLGIMAILLFGVGLGWLPSQGYVSLFDDPLQSLRHMVLPAFALGVTSCALIMRQSRSAMLEVLAQDYLRTSRARGSRERTVIWSHALRNALLPVITILGLQTGRIFAGAIVIETLFGIPGTGQYIVQAIFARDFLVVQAAVLLMAVAVLAANLVTDLACAWLDPRIKFGD, encoded by the coding sequence CTGCGCAGCTACCTCGCGCGCCGCCTGTTGCAGGCGGTGCCCGTCCTCCTCCTGGTCACGTTCCTGGTGTTCGCGCTGATGCTCGCGATTCCGGGCGACCCGGCGCGGGCGTTCATCGGACCCGGCGAGGCGCTCGACGAGGAGCAGTTGCAGCTCATCCGCGAACGTCACCACCTGGACGAACCGGTGATCGTCCAGTACCTGATCTGGCTCGGCAACGTCCTCCAGGGCGACTTCGGCCGTTCGACCCAGAACATGCGCCCGGTGGCGGAGGAACTCGGCGGCCGGGCTCTGGTGACCCTGCAGTTCGGCCTGGCGGCCTGGATTCTCGCCGTACTCGTCGGCGTGCCGGCGGGCATCGCCTCCGCGGTCTATCGCGGCAAACCGATCGACTACGCGGCGACGGTGGTCTCCATCGGCGGGGTCGCCATCCCGAACTTCTGGCTCGGCATCATGGCGATCCTGCTCTTCGGCGTGGGGCTCGGCTGGCTGCCGAGCCAGGGCTACGTGAGCCTCTTCGACGATCCGTTGCAGAGCCTTCGCCACATGGTCCTGCCGGCCTTCGCCCTCGGCGTGACGAGCTGCGCCTTGATCATGCGGCAGAGCCGCTCGGCCATGCTCGAGGTGCTCGCCCAGGACTACCTGCGCACCTCGCGCGCCCGGGGTTCGAGGGAGCGCACGGTGATCTGGTCGCATGCCCTGCGCAACGCGCTGCTGCCGGTCATCACGATTCTCGGTCTGCAGACCGGCCGCATCTTCGCCGGCGCGATCGTCATCGAGACGCTCTTCGGCATCCCCGGCACCGGCCAGTACATCGTGCAGGCGATCTTCGCCCGCGACTTCCTGGTCGTGCAGGCGGCGGTGCTGCTGATGGCGGTCGCCGTGCTCGCCGCCAACCTGGTCACCGACCTCGCCTGCGCCTGGCTCGACCCGAGGATCAAGTTCGGTGACTAG
- a CDS encoding sulfatase — MRKQAALLILGALLAVPSTAQPGDRSDQLLLAAAAPNRQTGLEERPNVLFIVADDLNVALGAYLDSAPSPQYAGAKTPNLDRLAAEGIRFDRAYVQNPLCNPSRTSFLSGLRPSTTDIHNGQTPPRTKIGDDLRMLPEHFHDHGYFTARVGKIAHNIFEHAVSWDVSNFALSREPEMRLHLPGYLPGVDLSVERDNTWVDGSEDGMSRADVLAPLGRQGGLPLSWRATHESPRMTPDGTTATRIVQLLAENRDKPFFIAAGFHKPHQPWVGPVEFFDQHPVDEIQLPQTPPDDTADLPAAAFRILPDDAAHTERQRKQAIAAYHAMVTMTDFYVGQLLDALELLDLADSTIVVFTSDHGFQLNEHGGLWRKTVQFEESTRVPLLVRLPDGRQAGEVAGGLVELVDLYPTLVELANLPAPVHELEGTSFRPLLDDPARPWKSAAFSESIRQGFHGRTLRTQRYRYTEWTPLRAAGAETERELYDLEEDPFEYENLASDPGRREQIKELSRRLRAGWRAALPESI; from the coding sequence ATGAGAAAGCAAGCCGCACTCCTGATCCTCGGCGCGCTGCTCGCCGTGCCCTCCACCGCACAGCCCGGCGACCGGTCGGACCAGTTGCTGCTGGCGGCCGCGGCGCCGAATCGGCAGACGGGCCTTGAAGAGCGCCCGAACGTCCTGTTCATCGTCGCCGACGACCTGAACGTCGCGCTCGGCGCCTACCTCGACTCGGCGCCTTCTCCGCAGTATGCCGGCGCCAAGACCCCGAACCTGGACCGGCTGGCCGCCGAGGGCATCCGCTTCGACCGCGCCTACGTGCAGAACCCGCTCTGCAACCCCTCGCGGACCTCATTCCTGAGCGGACTGCGGCCGTCCACGACGGACATCCACAACGGGCAGACCCCTCCCCGCACGAAGATCGGCGACGACTTGCGCATGCTGCCGGAGCACTTCCACGACCACGGCTACTTCACGGCCCGGGTCGGGAAGATCGCGCACAACATCTTCGAGCACGCGGTGTCCTGGGACGTGTCGAACTTCGCCCTGTCGCGAGAGCCCGAAATGCGCCTTCACCTGCCGGGCTACCTGCCCGGCGTCGACCTGTCCGTCGAACGCGACAACACCTGGGTGGACGGTTCCGAGGACGGCATGTCACGCGCCGATGTCCTCGCACCCCTCGGCCGGCAAGGAGGTCTGCCCCTGTCATGGCGCGCGACGCACGAATCGCCGCGCATGACGCCGGACGGAACCACGGCGACGCGGATCGTCCAGTTGCTGGCCGAGAACCGGGACAAGCCCTTCTTCATCGCCGCCGGTTTCCACAAACCCCATCAACCGTGGGTCGGCCCCGTGGAGTTCTTCGACCAGCACCCGGTCGACGAGATTCAACTGCCGCAGACGCCGCCGGACGACACCGCCGACCTGCCCGCCGCGGCGTTCCGAATCCTGCCGGACGACGCCGCCCACACGGAGAGGCAGCGCAAGCAGGCGATCGCCGCGTACCACGCGATGGTCACGATGACCGACTTCTACGTCGGCCAGTTGCTGGACGCCCTGGAGCTGCTCGATCTCGCCGACTCCACGATCGTCGTGTTCACCAGCGACCACGGCTTTCAACTGAACGAGCACGGCGGACTGTGGCGCAAGACGGTCCAGTTCGAGGAGTCGACCCGCGTGCCGCTCCTCGTCCGGCTTCCGGACGGCCGGCAGGCCGGTGAGGTCGCCGGCGGACTCGTGGAACTGGTCGACCTGTACCCAACGCTCGTCGAATTGGCCAACCTGCCGGCCCCGGTGCATGAACTCGAAGGCACGAGCTTCAGGCCGCTGCTCGACGATCCGGCCCGCCCGTGGAAATCGGCGGCCTTCTCGGAATCGATCCGCCAGGGCTTCCACGGCCGCACCCTGCGAACGCAGCGCTACCGTTACACGGAATGGACGCCGCTGAGAGCGGCCGGCGCTGAGACGGAGCGCGAGCTCTACGACCTCGAGGAAGATCCCTTCGAGTACGAGAACCTGGCTTCCGACCCGGGTCGCCGCGAACAGATCAAGGAACTGTCCCGCCGCCTCCGCGCGGGTTGGCGTGCGGCGCTACCGGAGTCGATCTGA
- a CDS encoding type II toxin-antitoxin system death-on-curing family toxin, translated as MDRVQFLTLDELLALHERLIERFGGSAGVRDLGLAESALFRPKSGYYHDVVEMAAALFESLLMNHAFVDGNKRIAFFATDVFLRLNGWKLEVETREAYEFLVGGLEAGTLDRDALDEWLRASVRPEGSTLPSG; from the coding sequence GTGGACCGAGTCCAGTTCCTCACGCTCGACGAGCTACTGGCGCTGCACGAGCGGCTGATCGAGCGCTTTGGTGGCTCAGCCGGCGTGCGCGACCTGGGGCTGGCGGAGAGTGCGCTCTTCCGCCCTAAGTCTGGCTACTACCACGACGTGGTGGAGATGGCCGCGGCGCTGTTCGAGTCGTTGCTGATGAACCATGCCTTCGTTGACGGGAACAAGCGCATCGCGTTCTTCGCGACCGACGTCTTCCTGCGGCTGAATGGCTGGAAGCTGGAGGTCGAAACTCGGGAGGCCTACGAGTTCTTGGTTGGAGGACTCGAAGCAGGGACGCTGGATCGAGACGCGCTGGACGAGTGGCTCCGCGCCTCTGTGCGTCCCGAAGGCAGCACCCTGCCCTCCGGGTAG
- a CDS encoding ABC transporter substrate-binding protein has product MLLLLAGLLTFVVGCAPESRADRLEPAALAPRPPAVGGPRYGGHLRVGHSLEPTSLDAILGRSGADAYFWRQIFDQLVDADPQLNPRPETSLATSWEIATDPDSITFHLREGVVFHDGTPFNAHAVKTNIERILDPETVATPRASLAVIEGVQVIDEYTVRFDLARPWGAGFGMLADRGGVMSSPAAIEALGPDYGWNPSGTGPFRVKEVITGTLVHFVRNEDYWGRDEHGNQLPYLDEVTIRVIRDETVRAAALRTGEIDVTYLPYKDVSTFERDERVRIETMPGGGIALTLVFNVDKPPLDDVNVRLAIAHAVDPTVINRAIFFDRAIEADAGMWPVGSWVHEPDGERPTYDVDKARQYLERAGLESGLEFTAVTHHNPLLVSSAEVVRAMLKKIGIHMDIDVLSSGPATERFNHGQEYPMFITSWSRYPEPDWMASLAYKSDGYYNPGNVLRPDVDELVELGASLYDNDARKQVYIELNRTVLGEAWFTPLLYGVTFAAAPGRVRNLDQLMGWDGKMNFATIWLEE; this is encoded by the coding sequence TTGCTGCTTCTGCTTGCGGGGCTACTGACGTTCGTCGTCGGCTGCGCGCCCGAGAGCCGCGCCGACCGGCTGGAGCCCGCCGCTCTGGCGCCCCGACCCCCCGCCGTCGGCGGTCCGCGCTACGGCGGCCATCTGCGGGTGGGCCATTCACTCGAACCCACGTCCCTCGACGCGATCCTGGGCCGGTCGGGCGCTGACGCCTACTTCTGGCGGCAGATCTTCGATCAACTGGTCGACGCGGATCCGCAGCTCAATCCGCGGCCGGAGACCTCGCTCGCCACCTCCTGGGAGATCGCGACGGATCCCGACTCGATCACGTTCCACCTGCGGGAGGGCGTCGTCTTCCATGACGGCACACCCTTCAATGCCCATGCGGTGAAGACCAACATCGAGCGGATTCTGGACCCCGAGACGGTCGCCACGCCGCGCGCTTCGCTGGCGGTGATCGAGGGGGTCCAGGTGATCGACGAGTACACCGTGCGCTTCGATCTGGCGCGGCCGTGGGGCGCGGGTTTCGGCATGCTGGCCGACCGCGGCGGTGTGATGAGCTCGCCGGCCGCGATCGAGGCGCTCGGCCCGGACTACGGCTGGAATCCGTCGGGAACCGGGCCGTTCAGGGTGAAGGAGGTGATCACCGGCACCCTCGTGCACTTCGTGAGGAACGAGGACTACTGGGGTCGCGACGAGCACGGCAACCAGCTTCCGTATCTCGACGAGGTGACGATCCGGGTGATCCGCGACGAGACCGTCCGCGCCGCCGCCCTGCGCACCGGCGAGATCGACGTCACCTACCTCCCCTACAAGGACGTATCGACCTTCGAGCGCGACGAGCGGGTCCGGATCGAGACGATGCCGGGCGGCGGCATCGCGCTGACACTGGTGTTCAATGTCGACAAGCCGCCGCTCGACGACGTGAACGTCCGGCTGGCGATCGCGCACGCCGTCGACCCGACCGTGATCAACAGGGCGATCTTCTTCGACCGCGCGATCGAGGCCGACGCGGGAATGTGGCCGGTGGGTTCCTGGGTCCACGAGCCGGACGGCGAACGGCCGACCTATGACGTCGACAAGGCCCGGCAGTACCTCGAAAGGGCCGGGCTTGAGAGCGGCCTGGAGTTCACCGCGGTCACCCACCACAATCCCCTCCTCGTCTCCAGCGCCGAGGTGGTGCGGGCGATGCTGAAGAAGATCGGCATCCACATGGACATCGACGTGCTGTCGAGCGGACCGGCGACCGAGAGGTTCAACCACGGCCAGGAGTACCCGATGTTCATCACCTCCTGGAGCCGCTATCCCGAGCCGGACTGGATGGCCTCGCTGGCCTACAAGAGCGACGGCTACTACAACCCGGGCAACGTGCTGCGGCCGGACGTCGATGAACTCGTGGAACTGGGCGCCTCGCTCTACGACAACGACGCCCGCAAGCAGGTCTACATCGAGCTCAACCGGACGGTGCTCGGCGAGGCCTGGTTCACGCCGCTGCTCTACGGCGTGACCTTCGCGGCGGCGCCCGGGAGGGTGCGCAACCTCGACCAGTTGATGGGCTGGGACGGCAAGATGAACTTCGCGACGATCTGGCTGGAGGAGTAG
- a CDS encoding ABC transporter ATP-binding protein, whose translation MACGATGVDLTQPAAAPRLPGRRQTWRARLREREQALDRSASTLDTRTDIPFREVLRIFGRALSYMRLFKARVATKFGFLTAEMAFRLLVAPWPGKVVVDHVILGMPIVDAAGFPSYLSPFVLFLAGKGPLEIMAWVLVLGVFMVTVFGFTTNRGTVRSATGMPTGASAASSGGATVLLQQGHGTLAQGHDTATRTENEANRGSGLMGGILGLLDFRVHLRLTQSMNHLLRTKLAERIKRLPMTTLDDQRIGDSIYRVLYDTTSVSRVLYEVGLEFYSHALGITISAMMMYTYFGDAPEVILLAALSLPIMLIFVGPFARMARRRSQASRASGAATTANIEEGMSNVLAVQSLGGNEREGQRFRKASEESFRRFRIESLLKLTYQQFGSLAFLLSQVLFFVVIAGRVIDGTFTAGDYFVLNYYFFVLSATFSGMGFIYPVLQDNIAGLRRVFFLMDLPSEKTGEGVELPRISRGVEMKGVGLTYPDGRRALRGINLDARLGEIVAFVGPTGAGKTSLAYLVPAFVQPTEGTVAIDGVDLKDVSVDSLRDQVSYVFQETQLFSDSIFENIRYGNTDATEAQVERAARVAGAHDFIAALPDGYRTNLGTVTSKLSVGQKQRIAIARGLLRDARILILDEPTSALDPETEAYLVDALHEAAKHKLVIIIAHRLSTIANADRIYFLEEGEIREQGTHEELMAVPDGHYRRYATLQAGAH comes from the coding sequence TTGGCGTGCGGCGCTACCGGAGTCGATCTGACGCAGCCGGCGGCCGCCCCGCGACTCCCGGGCCGCCGCCAAACGTGGCGGGCAAGGCTCCGGGAGCGAGAGCAAGCGCTCGACCGTTCGGCGAGCACGCTCGACACCCGGACCGACATCCCGTTCCGCGAAGTCCTGCGCATCTTCGGACGGGCCCTCTCCTACATGCGCCTGTTCAAGGCCCGGGTGGCCACGAAGTTCGGGTTCTTGACCGCGGAGATGGCGTTCCGGCTGCTCGTCGCGCCCTGGCCGGGCAAGGTCGTCGTCGACCACGTCATCCTCGGCATGCCCATCGTCGACGCGGCCGGCTTCCCCTCATACCTAAGCCCTTTCGTGCTGTTCCTGGCCGGCAAGGGCCCGCTGGAGATCATGGCGTGGGTACTCGTCCTCGGCGTCTTCATGGTGACCGTGTTCGGGTTCACGACGAACCGGGGCACCGTCAGGTCCGCGACCGGGATGCCCACCGGAGCATCCGCGGCGTCGTCGGGCGGCGCCACCGTCCTCCTCCAGCAGGGGCACGGCACCCTGGCCCAGGGGCACGACACGGCCACCCGGACCGAGAACGAGGCCAACCGGGGCTCCGGCCTGATGGGAGGCATTCTCGGACTCCTCGACTTCCGGGTGCACCTGCGCCTGACCCAGTCGATGAATCACCTGCTCAGGACGAAACTCGCCGAGCGGATCAAGCGCCTGCCGATGACGACCCTGGACGACCAGCGGATCGGCGACAGCATCTACCGCGTCCTCTACGACACGACGAGCGTCAGCCGCGTTCTCTACGAGGTGGGTCTCGAGTTCTACTCCCACGCGCTCGGCATCACGATCAGCGCGATGATGATGTACACGTACTTCGGCGACGCTCCAGAGGTCATCCTGCTGGCCGCCCTGTCGCTGCCGATCATGCTCATCTTCGTCGGTCCATTCGCGCGGATGGCACGGCGCAGAAGCCAGGCCAGCCGCGCCTCGGGCGCCGCGACGACGGCGAACATCGAAGAGGGCATGAGCAATGTGCTCGCCGTGCAGAGCCTCGGTGGAAACGAGCGGGAAGGCCAGCGATTCAGGAAGGCCAGCGAGGAGTCCTTCAGGCGCTTTCGCATCGAGTCGCTGCTCAAGCTGACCTACCAGCAATTCGGCAGCCTGGCCTTCCTGCTGAGCCAGGTCCTGTTCTTCGTCGTTATCGCCGGACGCGTGATCGACGGCACGTTCACGGCCGGCGACTACTTCGTCCTCAACTACTACTTCTTCGTCCTGAGCGCGACGTTCAGCGGGATGGGCTTCATCTACCCGGTTCTGCAGGACAACATCGCCGGACTGCGCCGGGTGTTCTTCCTGATGGACCTGCCATCGGAGAAGACGGGCGAAGGCGTCGAGCTGCCCCGGATCAGCCGCGGCGTCGAGATGAAGGGCGTCGGGCTGACGTATCCCGACGGTCGCCGGGCGTTGCGCGGCATCAACCTGGATGCCCGCCTGGGCGAGATCGTCGCATTCGTCGGCCCGACCGGCGCGGGCAAGACGAGCCTCGCCTACCTGGTGCCGGCCTTCGTTCAGCCAACCGAAGGCACGGTGGCGATCGACGGCGTCGACCTGAAGGACGTATCGGTCGACAGCCTCCGCGATCAGGTCTCCTACGTCTTCCAGGAGACGCAACTGTTCTCCGACTCGATCTTCGAGAACATCCGCTACGGGAACACGGACGCGACCGAGGCGCAAGTCGAGCGTGCCGCGCGCGTCGCCGGTGCCCACGACTTCATTGCCGCCCTGCCCGACGGCTACCGGACCAACCTCGGCACCGTGACCAGCAAGCTCTCGGTCGGCCAGAAGCAGCGCATCGCGATTGCCCGCGGGCTACTGCGGGACGCGCGCATCCTGATCCTCGACGAACCGACTTCCGCGCTCGACCCGGAGACCGAGGCCTACCTGGTCGACGCGCTGCACGAAGCGGCGAAGCACAAACTGGTCATCATCATCGCCCACCGCCTGTCGACGATCGCCAACGCGGACCGGATCTACTTCCTGGAGGAAGGAGAGATCCGGGAACAGGGAACTCACGAGGAGCTGATGGCCGTGCCCGACGGGCACTACCGGCGCTACGCCACGCTACAGGCCGGGGCGCACTGA
- a CDS encoding ABC transporter permease, with protein MTSLAASPGHPTLELLRKLASVPQALAGLVVLALIAAAAVLSPWIVPVDAEEMDFDNLLSGPSAAHWLGSDQMGRDTLARLIVGARIALLVSLGAVGLGVLLGVPLGLLSVYFRGRVDDVLMRLMDALVTFPSLLIAVGLAAALGGSLRTVIIAIGIANVPWMARIVRSQGLSIRERDFVKAAESLGLSHPRIIVRHILPNCIAPVIVQSTLSMGYAVLTEAALGFVGVGIQPPTPTWGNMLQQAFPMLEQQPLLSIVPGVAIFLLVLSFNCVGDALRDLLDPRLRGVIH; from the coding sequence GTGACTAGCCTCGCCGCCAGCCCGGGCCACCCGACCCTCGAGCTGCTGCGGAAGCTCGCCTCCGTGCCGCAGGCGCTCGCTGGCCTCGTCGTGCTGGCGCTGATTGCCGCGGCGGCGGTGCTGTCGCCCTGGATCGTCCCCGTCGACGCCGAGGAGATGGACTTCGACAACCTCCTCTCGGGTCCCAGCGCCGCGCACTGGCTCGGCTCGGACCAGATGGGCCGCGACACGCTGGCGCGGTTGATCGTCGGTGCGCGGATCGCGCTCTTGGTCAGCCTCGGCGCCGTTGGATTGGGCGTGTTGCTGGGAGTGCCTCTCGGCCTGCTGTCCGTCTACTTCCGCGGCCGCGTCGACGACGTGCTGATGCGGCTCATGGACGCGCTGGTCACGTTCCCCAGCCTGCTGATCGCGGTCGGTCTGGCCGCCGCCCTCGGCGGCTCGCTGCGCACGGTGATCATCGCCATCGGCATCGCCAACGTGCCCTGGATGGCCAGGATCGTCCGCAGCCAGGGGCTCTCCATCCGTGAGCGGGACTTCGTCAAGGCCGCGGAGTCGCTCGGCCTCAGCCACCCGCGCATCATCGTTCGCCACATCCTGCCCAACTGCATCGCCCCGGTGATCGTCCAGAGCACCCTCAGCATGGGCTACGCGGTGTTGACCGAAGCCGCCCTCGGCTTCGTCGGCGTCGGCATCCAGCCGCCCACCCCCACCTGGGGCAACATGCTCCAGCAGGCCTTCCCGATGCTCGAGCAGCAGCCGCTGCTCTCGATCGTCCCGGGCGTGGCGATCTTCCTGCTCGTGCTGTCGTTCAACTGTGTGGGGGACGCCCTGCGGGATCTGCTGGATCCTCGGCTGCGGGGGGTGATTCACTGA
- a CDS encoding DUF2911 domain-containing protein, whose amino-acid sequence MHKYRATIPLIFAALLVTALPAMAQRADDADRASKNGMVKGKIDGVSITVEYGRPKVKGRTIWGGLVPYGQVWRTGADEATTITFSADVEIGGQKLAAGTYALFTEPGENEWTVIFNKAAKQWGAFRYDAGQDAARVTATPKAIGQHVEEMEFVIVDSWVALQWEQLAVPFEVKKAG is encoded by the coding sequence ATGCACAAGTACCGAGCAACGATTCCCCTGATCTTCGCGGCCCTGCTGGTCACGGCGCTTCCCGCCATGGCGCAGCGCGCTGACGATGCCGACAGGGCGAGCAAGAACGGGATGGTGAAGGGGAAGATCGACGGCGTCTCCATCACGGTGGAGTACGGACGGCCCAAGGTGAAGGGCCGGACGATCTGGGGCGGCCTGGTTCCTTACGGCCAGGTCTGGCGGACGGGCGCCGACGAGGCGACCACGATCACCTTCAGCGCCGACGTCGAGATCGGCGGTCAGAAGCTGGCCGCCGGCACCTATGCCCTCTTCACCGAGCCGGGCGAGAACGAGTGGACCGTCATCTTCAACAAGGCCGCGAAGCAGTGGGGCGCCTTCCGGTACGACGCCGGTCAGGACGCGGCACGGGTGACCGCCACCCCGAAAGCCATCGGGCAGCACGTGGAGGAGATGGAGTTCGTGATCGTGGACTCGTGGGTCGCGCTGCAGTGGGAGCAGCTCGCGGTGCCGTTCGAAGTGAAGAAAGCCGGCTGA
- a CDS encoding sulfatase-like hydrolase/transferase — MVQSLRPVLPLLLIAALGCQPEAGDDPPNVVLLMADDMGWAQTGYYGHPLLKTPHLDAMAGAGLRMDRFYAGAPSCTPTRATVMTGRTNDRTGAFRVGDSINKQEKSLATAFRQAGYATAHFGKWHLNQVHPSGDNPLPGDDPHNPGELGFGYWLSHTNQFNLDPVFSQNGVPKQFEGDSSEILVAEALRYISEQRENGKPVFAVIWYASPHRPFGAFPEDEEPFTQLDDASRTHHAEIVAMDRSIGTLREGLRELGIAGNTLVWFTSDNGGLPDIDYGPENPGIRPDTTGHLRGFKKDFYEGGLRVPTIIEWPDGIAPRISNFPASTMDIFPTLIEVAKLDPESINDVHDGISIAGVFESEPTRREQPIGFRASGGLAWLDNDVKLVRNYFSDPTDPFELYNVIDDPGEEDNLIEQQPELAARMRAELDAWNRSVDASITGADYPEGRVLPSGRTEARSHSSSASRSSVPASSPPTKNS; from the coding sequence ATGGTGCAATCCCTCCGCCCGGTCCTCCCCCTGCTGCTCATCGCGGCTCTGGGCTGCCAACCAGAAGCCGGCGACGATCCGCCCAACGTCGTCCTCCTCATGGCCGACGACATGGGCTGGGCGCAGACCGGCTACTACGGCCATCCCCTGCTGAAGACGCCCCATCTCGACGCGATGGCCGGCGCCGGACTGCGCATGGACCGGTTCTACGCCGGCGCACCGAGCTGCACGCCGACCCGGGCAACCGTCATGACCGGCCGCACGAACGATCGCACCGGAGCGTTCCGCGTCGGCGACTCGATCAACAAGCAGGAGAAGTCGCTCGCCACGGCATTCCGGCAGGCCGGTTACGCGACGGCTCACTTTGGCAAGTGGCACCTGAACCAGGTCCACCCGAGCGGCGACAATCCGCTCCCCGGAGACGACCCCCACAATCCGGGCGAACTCGGCTTCGGCTACTGGCTGAGCCACACGAACCAGTTCAACCTGGACCCCGTCTTCAGTCAGAACGGAGTGCCAAAGCAGTTCGAGGGCGACTCGTCGGAGATCCTGGTCGCCGAAGCGCTGCGCTACATCTCGGAGCAGCGGGAGAACGGGAAGCCGGTGTTCGCGGTGATCTGGTACGCCTCACCGCACCGGCCCTTCGGCGCCTTCCCGGAAGACGAGGAGCCGTTCACGCAACTCGACGACGCCTCCAGGACGCACCACGCCGAGATCGTCGCCATGGACCGCTCGATCGGCACCCTCCGCGAGGGCCTGCGTGAACTCGGCATCGCCGGCAACACCCTGGTCTGGTTCACCAGCGACAACGGCGGGCTACCGGACATCGACTACGGCCCCGAGAATCCCGGCATCCGCCCCGACACCACCGGCCACCTGCGCGGCTTCAAGAAGGACTTCTACGAGGGCGGCCTGCGCGTGCCGACGATCATCGAATGGCCAGACGGCATCGCGCCGAGGATCTCCAACTTCCCCGCCAGCACGATGGACATCTTCCCGACGCTGATCGAGGTCGCAAAGCTCGACCCGGAGTCGATCAACGACGTGCACGACGGCATCTCCATCGCCGGCGTGTTCGAGTCCGAGCCCACCCGCCGCGAGCAGCCCATCGGCTTCCGCGCCAGCGGCGGCCTCGCCTGGCTCGACAACGACGTCAAGCTGGTGCGGAACTACTTCTCCGACCCGACCGATCCCTTCGAGCTCTACAACGTGATCGACGATCCCGGGGAAGAGGACAACCTGATCGAGCAGCAGCCCGAACTCGCCGCCCGCATGCGGGCGGAACTGGATGCCTGGAACCGGTCCGTCGACGCGAGCATCACCGGCGCCGACTACCCGGAGGGCAGGGTGCTGCCTTCGGGACGCACAGAGGCGCGGAGCCACTCGTCCAGCGCGTCTCGATCCAGCGTCCCTGCTTCGAGTCCTCCAACCAAGAACTCGTAG